CCGGGAAACGGGATTTCAAAGAACCATTGGCCCCTGGTCCGCACGAGGCTCCTGCATCAAAACCAATTTGAGCGCTAGCTTGCCGCAGAGGACGCTCCGACCGCTTCTTGTGGCTCAATGTTCGATGAAATCGGCACGTCCAGATAGAACACTGTTCCTGACTCTGAATCAGACCAGAAGCCCACCTTGCCGCCAAGGTAGCGCTCGCCGATCAGCTTCATGCTGTGCGTGCCCAGGCCGCGCCCTTTTCCCTTGGTGCTGAAACTATTTCGGAACATCTGTAAGCGAATATTTTTGGGCAGTTCCTGCTCATTGCGTACCCAAAATCGAACGGCGTTGTCGTGTCGCTCGCATCCGATGGTGACGGTTTGCTCTTTTGTGGAGGCTTCAGCCGCATTTTTGAGCATATTGCCGAGAACACGGCCGAGCAGGGAACGGTCCGATTCAAGGGATACAGGCGCAAAGTTGGGGGAGATTTCCAGATGCGGTCCCCTGGGCCATTGGGCCTGAAAGAGCTGCCCCAGATCCTGGGCAAGTTCCTGGGCGCGGATATATTCCTGTTCGACTTGGAGTTCCTTGTCTTTGCCCTGGGAGATTTTTTTCTGCACCGTGATTTCGTTGACGAGTCGGTCGGTTGCTTGCTGGAGCGTACGCATGGTGGAGGGGCTGACCTCCCCCATTTTGGGTTTGAGGATTTCCAACATATTGCGCACTCCGCCGGCAAGATTGAGCACGTCATGAAAGAAGAACCGCTCCAACGCCTTCAGTTCCCGGGTTTCCGTCAGGTTCGTGGCTGAGAAGACGCAGTAGTTTTGTTCCTCCGAGGCGATGCGCACCGCGAGCACATCCAGCAGCAGGGTTTCGGTGTGGTTTCCGACATGCCGAATCAGGTGGCATTCCTCACGTCCTTCCCCGCGCCGTTCACTGCCTTCCAAGGCTTTGATGGCGCCGCAGTAGGCGCAAAACTTGCTGGTTTGGCAGCCTGTCCGCTCCAGGCGGGCGTTGATGCATCCGAGGGCTTCACCAATTCGCAAGCCAAGACAATCATTGGCATTTCGATCACCGAGTAGAGCGGCACTCCGTGGGTGCAGGTATACGATTTCCCGTTTGTCGTTGAGAATGAAAACACCGCCGGGCAATGCCTGAATGAATGAAGAGCAGACGTGTTTTTCAAACAAGCGATTCTGGCGAAGGATTTCTTCCTGGCTGCTGCGTTGGAGCGGATCAAAGCGGGGGGGCTGACTCATGACACAATCCTTTTCAAGACAATACCAATGTTGAGGACGGGGACCGACCGTCACGGTCAAAACAGCTGCAATGTAAGATGAAGCGATCAGAATTCCAAGTTGTTTCTGTCAAAATATCATGGGGTTGGATTCGATTGTAATTTCTACTGAAATGATAGGGGAATCCTGCTTCGCCCAGGGGCGGTATGGCGGAAGGTGCAAAAAAAGCCTTGCAGACGTATCGTCCACAAGGCTTTGGGTACAATGTTGCGTCCTGGAGGAGAGGAAGAGACTAAAACTCCTCAAACTCCTGGTCCGATCCGCCATGGCTGTTGCCGGATTCCAGCTTGGAAGGGGTGTTGTTTCCTGTCAGCTTGGGGGGCTGCCGGGGAATGACTGTTGGCCCGGCAGGCTGGCTCGAGACCTGGAAAAACGCCACGGATGCGCGAAGTTGCTTGGCCTGGTGGCTGATGGTTGCAGAGGTGGAGGCTGTTTGTTCCGAGGCGGAAGCGTTTTGCTGGATGACGCCGTCCAGATCCTGCAGAGCATTATTGATCTGTGTGGCTCCGGAGGTCTGTTCCGCGCAGGCTGCCGAGATGTCCTGGATCAGTTCGGCGGTGCGCTGGATGCCGGGTACGAGCGTTGAAAGCATCTGGCCTGCACGGTCCGCCACTTTGACGCTTGAGCTGGAGAGTTCGCTGATTTCCGCAGCGGCCTGTCCGCTTCGTTCGGCCAGCTTGCGCACTTCCGAGGCCACCACGGCGAATCCCTTGCCGTGCTCTCCGGCGCGGGCTGCCTCAATAGCGGCGTTCAGGGCCAGAAGGTTGGTCTGTCGGGCGATTTCCTCGATGATTTCGGTACGCTCCGCAATGTTTTTCAGCGCGTTGACCGCTTCGGCAACGGCTTGGCCGCTTTTTTGGGCATCTTCGGCGGACTGGACCGAGATTTCCTCGGTCTGCCCGGCGTGCTCGGCGTTCTGACTGATGCTTCCGGCCATTTCCTCCATGGAGGAGGAAACCTCCTGCACATTGGCGGCCTGCTTCACGGCGCCATCCGCCAGACTTTGCGCCGCCGCGGTCAACTGGGCGCTTCCCGAGGAAAGGCTTTCGGCCGCGTGATCCACCTCCGCCACTACTTCGGAAACGCGTTCGGCCATGCTGTCCAAGGCTCTGGCCACAACGCCCATCTCGTCCTGGCGACTGCTGTTCATGCGGGACGCAAAGTTGCCCGCTTCCATACGCTGGGCCAGCTTGATGATTTCCTGGAGCGGACGGAACACGAGCCGGGCCAGCAGCATCCAGAGGGTCACGGCCACAACGGCCAGGATGAGCAGGGTTTCCAATGCAAGGAAAGTGTTGGCGCGCATCAGGTCGGCCTGCATTTTTTTGAGAGAGGTCGTGATCACAAATGCGCCATGCATTTCCCCGGCTTCCCAGCCCTCCTTGATTCCGCCGAGGGGGTCTTTTTCCCCTTTGGGGTGGCCGTGGCAGGACAAGCAGTCCGGGGTCAGGTGGATGGCGCGGAAATAGCTGATGCTGTCGGACCCACGGGCAACGTATTCCCGCAGGTTGTTGGCGCGCATGTGCTCCAGCACCTTTAATTCTTCCGGGGTAGGCGTGTTTTTCGGGTTGCGGGGGGAGACTTTGGGAACACGGAATTCATAGCCGCCTTCCTCGGCGTTGACCATGGCCATGTTGATGGCCGTGATAATGGGAACGGCCTGGAGCAGTTGCTCCTTGGGCAGCTCCTCAAAAGGACGAATGATGCCTTGTTCCAGTTTGTGGGACATCTCATTGCGGCCTGCCTCGGC
The DNA window shown above is from Paucidesulfovibrio gracilis DSM 16080 and carries:
- a CDS encoding methyl-accepting chemotaxis protein, whose product is MFRSLSMKWKILAIALAGPLIVALILAVQNSLLVSSNAEDAILEKSQGILLMAEAGRNEMSHKLEQGIIRPFEELPKEQLLQAVPIITAINMAMVNAEEGGYEFRVPKVSPRNPKNTPTPEELKVLEHMRANNLREYVARGSDSISYFRAIHLTPDCLSCHGHPKGEKDPLGGIKEGWEAGEMHGAFVITTSLKKMQADLMRANTFLALETLLILAVVAVTLWMLLARLVFRPLQEIIKLAQRMEAGNFASRMNSSRQDEMGVVARALDSMAERVSEVVAEVDHAAESLSSGSAQLTAAAQSLADGAVKQAANVQEVSSSMEEMAGSISQNAEHAGQTEEISVQSAEDAQKSGQAVAEAVNALKNIAERTEIIEEIARQTNLLALNAAIEAARAGEHGKGFAVVASEVRKLAERSGQAAAEISELSSSSVKVADRAGQMLSTLVPGIQRTAELIQDISAACAEQTSGATQINNALQDLDGVIQQNASASEQTASTSATISHQAKQLRASVAFFQVSSQPAGPTVIPRQPPKLTGNNTPSKLESGNSHGGSDQEFEEF
- a CDS encoding sensor histidine kinase yields the protein MSQPPRFDPLQRSSQEEILRQNRLFEKHVCSSFIQALPGGVFILNDKREIVYLHPRSAALLGDRNANDCLGLRIGEALGCINARLERTGCQTSKFCAYCGAIKALEGSERRGEGREECHLIRHVGNHTETLLLDVLAVRIASEEQNYCVFSATNLTETRELKALERFFFHDVLNLAGGVRNMLEILKPKMGEVSPSTMRTLQQATDRLVNEITVQKKISQGKDKELQVEQEYIRAQELAQDLGQLFQAQWPRGPHLEISPNFAPVSLESDRSLLGRVLGNMLKNAAEASTKEQTVTIGCERHDNAVRFWVRNEQELPKNIRLQMFRNSFSTKGKGRGLGTHSMKLIGERYLGGKVGFWSDSESGTVFYLDVPISSNIEPQEAVGASSAAS